One Benincasa hispida cultivar B227 chromosome 5, ASM972705v1, whole genome shotgun sequence genomic window carries:
- the LOC120078098 gene encoding U-box domain-containing protein 9 — MAKTGVFDSDPTVMGKATELKRELQRLIVAIIDDDNYSTDTIDNAKEILSALKELKLRKRSRSSSNLFENLICPEEFRCPLSRELMRDPVIVSTGETYDKPFIQKWLKSGNRTCPRTQQVLSHTNLTPNHLIREMISQWCTSRGIELQDRVRVHYLDDDVITEADRDRFLTLIEKMSMTISEQKAAAKELRMLTKRMPSFRALFGESLDAISLLLSPLCGDKSQSSSIHTDLQEDVITTLLNLSIHDNNKKLVIETPNVIPLLMEALGSGTMETRSNAAAALFTLSALDSNKAIIGKAGALKPLIKLLDEGHPLSIKDAASAIFNLCIIHENKARAVRDGAVRVLLKKIMNQMHVDELLAILAMLSSHQKAIEEIGELGAVPFLLRIIRESSCSRNKENCIVIIHAICLYDRTKWKDMREEEKCYRTISELAQNGTSRAKRKASGILERLNRVVNMTHTA; from the exons ATGGCGAAAACAGGCGTGTTTGATTCTGATCCTACAGTTATGGGGAAAGCCACGGAGTTGAAGAGGGAGTTACAGAGACTTATCGTTGCTATTATTGATGACGATAATTACTCCACCGACACCATTGATAACGCTAAAGAAATTCTTTCTGCACTTAAGGAGTTGAAACTCAGGAAGAGATCGCGTTCTTCTTCTAATCTTTTCGAGAATCTCATTTGTCCTGAAGAATTTCGTTGTCCGCTTTCTAGAGAACTCATGAGAGATCCTGTCATTGTGTCTACTGGCGAG ACATATGACAAACCCTTCATTCAGAAATGGCTGAAATCAGGGAACAGGACTTGCCCCAGAACTCAGCAAGTTCTTTCACACACCAACCTCACTCCCAATCACTTGATTCGTGAAATGATATCTCAGTGGTGTACAAGTCGGGGAATTGAGTTGCAAGACCGTGTCCGTGTTCATTATCTTGATGATGATGTGATAACAGAGGCTGATCGTGATCGTTTTCTCACGTTAATAGAGAAAATGTCTATGACAATATCTGAACAGAAAGCAGCTGCTAAGGAGCTTCGAATGTTGACGAAGCGAATGCCCTCATTTCGAGCACTTTTTGGTGAGTCCCTTGATGCCATATCTTTGTTGCTTAGTCCACTTTGTGGAGATAAGTCGCAAAGTAGTAGTATTCACACGGATCTGCAAGAAGATGTAATCACAACACTCTTGAATTTGTCGATCCATGACAACAACAAGAAGCTTGTTATCGAAACACCCAATGTAATACCTCTTCTAATGGAAGCGTTAGGATCAGGAACCATGGAAACAAGGAGCAATGCAGCTGCAGCCCTATTTACACTGTCTGCTCTCGACTCAAACAAAGCAATCATTGGGAAAGCTGGTGCGTTGAAACCACTTATCAAGCTTTTAGACGAGGGGCATCCTTTATCAATTAAAGATGCTGCTTCAGCAATATTCAATCTTTGTATAATTCATGAAAACAAAGCAAGAGCTGTGCGAGATGGTGCAGTCCGAGTGCTTCTGAAAAAGATCATGAACCAGATGCATGTTGATGAGTTGTTGGCTATTCTTGCAATGCTATCGTCCCATCAAAAAGCTATCGAAGAAATTGGTGAACTTGGAGCCGTCCCTTTCTTACTCAGAATTATCAGGGAAAGTTCTTGTTCACGTAACAAGGAAAATTGCATTGTGATCATCCATGCAATCTGCTTATACGATCGAACCAAATGGAAGGATATGAGGGAGGAAGAGAAATGCTATCGAACTATCTCCGAACTTGCTCAGAATGGAACTTCTAGGGCCAAGAGAAAGGCCAGTGGCATACTTGAAAGACTAAACAGGGTAGTTAATATGACCCACACTGCCTAA